In Primulina eburnea isolate SZY01 chromosome 14, ASM2296580v1, whole genome shotgun sequence, the following proteins share a genomic window:
- the LOC140813179 gene encoding protein EMSY-LIKE 3-like, with translation MDYEPYDSSGTDDDFPPPHQNRMSRGGRSSGNGGRPAPFGSMPYPRVYEETDMEAKIYQLEQEAYVSILRAFKAQADAITWEKEGLITELRRELRLSNEEHRDLLGRVNADETIRRIREWRQSGGLQPAMRGVSQAVHDPIPSPSISASRKKQKIAPSLPSQSFGAPSPSFHPQVMATANQPSSSAAKRGPTMGAKGRKHKSVPAGASSMKMHYPSGLAGRGKFGDRISSGGLANEPAEGALFDPLIGRKVRTRWPDDNSFYEAVITNYDPEQERHALVYDIGTSYETWEWVNLSEISPDDIQWDEGYGGPGHGLDRPVGRENVSGAGRGRGLAKSQSRKDFPPSQNGIGMKARDDVQLLQTDTLINEVERVFGASHPDPVEMEKAMKVLKEHEQALTEVIAKLADMSDNESDEGRHFLHGQAKRE, from the exons ATGGACTACGAGCCGTACGACAGCAGTG GAACTGATGATGATTTTCCCCCACCACATCAAAATAGAATGTCACGAGGCGGCCGCAGTTCCGGTAATGGAGGAAGGCCAGCTCCCTTTGGTTCAATGCCGTATCCCAGGGTGTATGAGGAGACTGATATGGAAGCTAAAATTTATCAGCTTGAGCAAGAAGCATATGTTTCAATTCTAAGAGCCTTTAAAGCTCAAGCTGATGCCATTACTTGG GAGAAGGAAGGTTTAATTACCGAACTAAGAAGAGAGTTGAGATTATCAAATgaagaacatagggatcttctTGGTAGGGTTAATGCAGACGAAACAATCCGAAGAATAAG GGAGTGGAGACAGTCTGGTGGGCTTCAACCAGCCATGCGAGGTGTCAGTCAAGCTGTCCATGATCCAATACCCAGTCCTTCCATCTCAGCTTCTCGTAAAAAGCAGAAGATAGCTCCTTCACTACCTTCTCAGTCCTTTGGTGCGCCATCTCCTTCTTTCCACCCACAGGTGATGGCTACAGCCAACCAGCCGTCTTCATCAGCTGCGAAGCGTGGGCCCACGATGGGTGCAAAAGGAAGAAAGCATAAATCT GTACCAGCCGGGGCATCGTCAATGAAAATGCATTATCCCTCTGGTCTAGCTGGAAGAGGTAAATTTGGTGACCGCATTTCATCTGGTGGCCTTGCAAATGAGCCTGCAGAAGGAGCTTTGTTTGATCCATTGATTGGAAGGAAAGTCAGAACCAGATGGCCTGACGATAATAGTTTCTATGAAGCTGTAATAACTAATTATGATCCGGAACAG GAGAGACATGCCCTTGTGTATGATATAGGCACTTCATATGAAACATGGGAATGGGTCAACCTGTCAGAG ATTTCTCCTGATGATATACAATGGGACGAAGGTTATGGCGGACCTGGCCATGGGTTGGATCGACCTGTTGGGAGAGAGAATGTTTCAGGTGCAGGAAGAGGAAGAGGGCTAGCAAAAAGTCAATCCAGAAAGGACTTTCCTCCGTCTCAGAATGGCATTGGAATGAAGGCACGGGATGATGTGCAGTTGCTTCAAACTGATACTCTAATTAACGAG GTGGAGAGGGTTTTTGGTGCTAGTCATCCAGACCCTGTGGAGATGGAGAAAGCAATGAAAGTGCTGAAG GAGCATGAACAGGCACTTACTGAAGTCATTGCGAAGCTTGCAGACATGTCTGACAATGAAAGTG ACGAGGGCCGCCACTTTTTACACGGGCAAGCAAAGAGAGAGTAG